CACAGggagtacaaaataaaatagaaagcaACCTGTTATAAAAAGccttaagtattttttttatactgaattatatatttattgatattttatttatattgggaaaaaataacacaaatagaAAGACACGGCCACACTTTTACCCTCGTCGGAAAATCAAGATTCTATGAATCTACGCGGTTTTCAGGTTTAAAGGTTTCATAGCCTTTATTCGCTTAttttgggcggctgtggatcaggtggtagagcgggtcgtccactaatcgtagggttggcggttcggttcccggcccacgtgactccacgtgttgaagtgtccttgggaaagacactgaaccccgagttgctcccgatggcaagttagcgccttgcatggcagctctgctaccattggtgtgtgtgtgtgtgtgtgtgtgtgaatgagaaccagtgtaaagcgcttttttgtagaaccgctaagttTACCATATCTGTACATATGACTCTTTTTATAGTACAATACAATAACACTTGTCTGTCATGTGTTTAACTCTAACTCGGGGTTTTCAGTGAGAGTTTCTGTCCCTTGGTTTCAGTCTAGGATGTATTTAAAGTGTATTATGAACTAAGTGTGTATGGAACTGACAgactgatgatgatggtggtggtggtgtgtgtgtgtgtgtgtgtgtgtgtgtgtgtgtgtgtagccacTCAGCTCTCTGTCCCTGGCTGATTCCAAGCTGAAGGCTGATTTGTCCATGGTGCTGAACGCTGTGGGAGGAAACAGCTCCCTGACTCGCCTAGACATCAGCGGCAATGGGATGGGAGACATGGGGGCTAAAATGCTAGCCAAAGCCCTGCAGATCAACACCAAACtcaggtctcacacacacacacacacacacacacacacacctgatgaACAAAGCCTGGTGTAATGTAATTGTGCATAGtgcatgacattttctctggGTTGTGTTTCAGGACTGTGATTTGGGACAGGAATAACGTCAGTGCTCAGGGTCTGCAGGACGTTGCAGCTGCTTTGGAGAAGTGAGTCTCttggacacgtgtgtgtgtgtgtgtgtgtgtgtgtaaggtagGTAGATAGTGATCACACAATGTTCAATGTCGTGCAGGAACTACACTATCCGCTTCATGCCAGTGCCCATCATGGACGCCGCACAAGCTCTCAAGTCCAGCCCTGAGAAAACCGAGGACGCTCTTATGAAGGTCAGAGGTCAATCAGTCAAGTAGATAATGACCGAAagacacggtggcttagtgtttagcacgttcgcctcacacctccagggtcggggttcgattcccaccgtggccctgtgtgtgcggagtttgtatgttctccccgtgctgcgggggtttcctcccccagtccaaagacatgcatggtaggctgactggcgtgtctaaagtgtccgtagtgtatgaatgggtgtgtgagtgtgtatgtgattgtgccttgcgatggattggcaccctgtccagggtgaaccccgccttgtgccccatgctccctgggataggctccaggttccccgtgaccctgaagatggggtaagcggtagaagatggatggatggatggatatgtatCGGCCATGTGTGTCCTACAGGGCCTTGCATGAGTATCTATATATTCCACATTTTGTAAAGTTACAGCCCGGATCTGAAATAGACTTCATTCGAGTTATATGTCTTGAATGTAAgacatggtgaagcatggtggtgggagcatcGTGTTAAGCATCAAGCTTCTCTTACTAATGACTGAATAccagcacgtgtgtgtgtgtgtgtgtgtgtgtgtgtttgttttcagatGGAGCAGTATCTCTTGAGGAACCATGAAACGAGGAAATACCTACAAGAACAAGCCTACAGGCTACAGCAAGGCATTGTCACGTCCACCACACAACaggttattgtgtgtgtgtgtgtgtgtgtgtgtgtgtctgtctgtctgtgattGGCTCATCATGGGTAAGCAGTTGACGACAGAGTCAtctgattagtgtgtgtgtgtgtgtgtgtgtgtgtgtgtgtgtgcagatgatTGACAGGTTATGTGTGAAGGTGCAGGACCACCTAAACTCTCTTCGCtttagcgagagagagaaggttcAAGAGGACATGAAAGCAGCGGAGAGACTCGTCCAGGACGCCCGCAACTCGAAAAGAGtgaggttcacacacacacagactcacacacacacacacacacacacaagaagtaaggagaaagaaagaaatgaagaaataaaagaaaggaagggGAGAACGAAAGACGGAAAAGAGAgtaagagaaagggaaagaaagcaGGAAGAAAAGATCAAAGGAAGGCGCGAAGAAAAGGAATgagaaaggagaaaaaggaaaagatgaAAGGTGGAGAAAGAAGGAATGGAAGACATAGAAGAAGGGACTGGAGCAAAATggagagagtaaaagaaaggGTGAAGGAAAATGAGAGAAGGAAGGAGACGAGAAGCGAGAGAAAGGGCCAGATGTAAGTAGGGACGGAAGGAAAGGAAGTTGAAAAAACGGTCGTTATAAAAGGTAgtagagggagagaaggaaggaatTAGAAAGAACAGGAGAAAAAGGTAGAAGAAAGGAAGAGGAGAGTAtagaaagagaaggaaggaagcatACTGAAAGAGTTGAAGAAGGAAGGAACGCTATAgggaagggaaggaaggaaggaataagagaaagaggagaggatAGAAGAAGGAACTATTTTTTTGGATGGAAAGGAGGGAATTGGGATGAGGAGGATGTGGaagatgatgagtgtgtgttagagacagTGTTAGATCACACGGTGCTGTGTGTCTCGCTGTATAGCTCCTGGCCAGTATGTATCAGCTCCGCTCGGCACGCCGTAGAGGTAGAGACGGAGGTGAAGATGCAGAAGGAGGTGgaggagatggagaaggagGTGGAGCGTGTGAGGCGGTCGAGAGCCCGTGGGTGGCCCCGATCCAGGACAAACTGCAGTCCATGGCGGGAGAAGTCAGCACTGTCATTAACCAGCAGCTGCAGGTGCACTAagctccaccacacacacacacacacacacatacacgcacacacactcactctcacacactcacacacactcacaaaaacgTTCATGCAGAGCATTTCAAAGTGCTGATGTTCAGTACCATCAcctgttgtatgtgtgtgtgcttgtatttatgtatggtgtgtgtgtgtgtgtgtagagtttgttGGTCTCCATGGTGGACACGGCGGAGAGTGTGTGTCCTCACGTGATGCACACAGCGAACCTGAGGCCGTCTCTGATGCGGGTGAGCGAGGGGAAGATGAGCGTGCCTCGAACCTTCATCACCAACACTCTGCTCGAGCAGTCTGCCATCGACATCATCAACAAGATCAGGtaactcacacactcacacacacacacgcacacacacacacacacatatacacatacatacacacacacatatacacatacatacacacacacacacacacacgcacacatatacacatacatacacacacacatatacacatacatacacacacacacacacacacacacacatatacacatagatacacacacacacatacacacatacacacacacatacatacacacacacacatatacacacacatacacacacacacacatatacacatacatacacacacatacacacacacacacacacatacacacatacacacacacatatacacacacatacacacacacacacacatatacacatacatacacacacacacgcacacatatacacatacatacacacacacacacaaatatacacacacatacacacacacacacacacatacacacacacacacacatacatacacacacacacatatacacacacatacacacacacacatacacacatacatacatacacacacatatacacacacatacacacatacatacatacacacacacacacacatacatacacacacacacacacacacacacacacatatacacatacatacacacacacacacacgcacacatatacacatacatacatacacacacacacacatacacacatacatacatacacacacatacacacatacatacacacacacacacatacacacacacacacatacacacacacacacatacacacatacctacatacacacacatatacacacacacatacacacatacatacatacacacacatatacacacacatacacacatacatacatacacacacatatacacacctacacacacacacatacacacacacacacatacacacatacatacacacacacacacacacacacacacacactaaattatAATGCTTAATTCTGATTCTGACGAGTGTTTGAATAATTGTGAATATTAAAACCATAATGTTgggtttttctgtctgtctgtccgtctgtctgtctgtctgtctgtctgtccgtctgtctgtctgtccatctcagtgaagTAAAGCTCAGCGTGGCCTCGTTCCTGTCCGACCGTATCATTGATGAGATCTtagagtctctctctcactctcagcgCACACTGGTTAGTacttacacatacatacattcacaaacttttaaacccacacacacacacacacacacacacacacacacaggctgtgtTTACATGCAGACATATTCATGAGtctgaatgaattcattcagaTTACAGATTCCTACTGAACAGTTTCTTTATTCACCCTCAACTCGGCACTCGGCAATCCAAACTAATTTCGTGCaagtgtctccttgcttgttaTTTTCCCACAGACTCGGCGAAGCATCGTCTAAACGTATGGACGCCAAGGCGTATTCATATTCTGATTCATTCTGCACCTTTTTTCTATCGATCCTTTAATAAAGGTTTTCGTAGGCTAAACCAAACTGACGAATCCTGCCAGATTCACAAACGCTGCGTTTCTTCATACTCGTGAAGTGCTTCCGCGCAGCTCATTTACATGTAGCCATGCTCACAAAACACCAGAAAATGCTGAAAAGAACAAACATTCGcgtgtaatataaataaatatgcgaTTCAATTTGAATCGCAACTTGACAGCGtaatctgtatataaaattgAAGTAACTCATCACCAGGTATTCGATTTCAACCCAAGGGTCACGTTAGAGAATTAGACTCTTTTTTCCAATCTAACTGCTCCTGCCAGCAATGTACACGTTAGTTCCTTCTTATCTAGTTGACATAATCACTGGATGCCCATCTTAAACTCCACGTAACTCTTTTTACCCAAAAAAAAGTGGAGTTTCAATTGAATGTATTAGAGATTTTAGATTAATTAGATTAGACTAGTTTAGATTAGATTAATGGCTCAGAGCCATATCTAACTATAGCTCTTGCCTGgtgtcccactgaagctaagcagggttgagcctgggaATTACCTGGATGgaagacctcctggggaaactaaggttgctgcaggaagtggtattagtgaggccagcagggggcgctcaacCTGTGGTCTGTGGgggtctttcagatgagacgttaaaccgaggtcctgactctccgtggtcataaaaatcccaggacaatTCTCGTAAAAGAGTAGTGGTATAGCCCCGGTGCAATTTTACTCACCATTGTCTGCAACtgtcaacacaaacacaagcggaaagaatgaagaaaaaaattaaacattaatttcTTTGTATTTAAGGGACGAGTGAACACTTGATCATCAATCTTGCTTCATCGGATGACGTTTTAATTCAGATCGTCTCGATCGAAAGCTTTAGCTCGTATTTGTTGCGTATCTGTGTAGGCGGAGCATCTGAGTAGGCGTGGCCAACCGATGATCCATCATAATTCAGAGGAGTCTGAGGTTCTGGAGGAGGAGCAGCTGGATCCAAAGAACCTGCCATCACCATCATCTGACAttctggtacacacacacacacacacacacacacacacacacacattctctttcCCGGTTCTCCGTGGCGATGAGTGGTACAGTTACCTTTAAGAAGAGAtcttcacatttaaaaaatggcattcataatgtttaaaaaagtctttttttgtgtgtgtgtgtgttttttttaatgaagctgTCTCCAACCTCCAAGAGGCAGAGCATCCTGTTCCGGATGGTGCGTCCCATCTCCGTGGCCTTCGGTAGGGTGTGGAACTGTACACGTAAAATCATCTAATAATTTACACCTGTCTCTGTTCTTTCAAATCCTTTCGGGGATTTTATTGTAAATTCATGGCTTATTAAACTATCGAGTGGATCGTTGAGTTGCATGGCGTTATCCTGTTGCGTTTGCTTTTTTGAGCATTCATTTTGTCCATTTGGCCGTCAGAGCTGGAGTTTGATTTGGATAAAGCACTGGAGCATGTGCCCATCCACATGGAAGACCCGCCCGTTCCTCCACCCCATGAACCAGTGGAGGCGGGGTTAGAGAGGCCCGGGAGTGTGTGTTTCATTGATCTGCCAGAAACAGAGAGCCCCAAACTGCAGCACATGACTAAACTCCGCCCACGCAGGAAGAAGACCAACACCAAACCGAGAAAAGCAGCTGTGAGGGTTGCAGAGcccgtacacatacacacacacactcacgctcactcactgacacacacattctgtttGCTTCTTTGTTTTTGGTCCTTTATAGTGATGCAGTGTTCTTATTCTGGTTTCCACGTCTTTAGAGCACTGCTACAGCCGACGTGGAGCAGACGGAGTTTGTTGGGAAAGTGGATGAGGGCCTGGACGATTTCTTTGCTAAAAAAGTCACAAAGATTGGCACCAAGTGAGACATAAACACCTTCTGTCCTTTATCTGTTTTTCAGATGTTTATAACTTAACCATATTAGTACTCAGTGTATAAGAAAGTTAGACCAGTGAGCATGGCTTCCAGCAGGACATACGGGCGTGTCTTTGAGAAGGAGACATATACAGTAGGCGTATCTTTGAGTGGGACATACGGAAGAGTCTTTGAGTTGGTCATAcgggtgtgtctttgagaggGACAGATGGATGTGTCTTTAAATGGGACGCAAGGGCGTGTCTTTGTTGGTTGAGCTTAGCTATCTATCAAGAattagcagtgaagattatgAAAATTCAAGGGATTTGCTTCTGAAGGAATGAAGTTGTATTAGCTTGCTACTACACACCGACGGTTCCGAATAATGAAGAAGATGACCAAAAATTCTCACAGAAATCATGTCAAGTTATTCCATTCTAGTTAGCTCTCTATAAtccgctttctctctctctctctcacactctctctctctagcaggCGTTCCACCATAAAAGACGCCGGTCAGGAAGGGGAGAAGAAGCGGGAATCTCGCATGAGTGGCTTCTTCAACCTCATTAAATCACGCACCTCCCTGAAATCTCCACCCACcagcccacacacacccactcctGCACCAACCATCACTGAATCTGATAACGTCGAATCCACAACGCCTGCAGTGAAAAGCCCCATCCCAGAACACACTCAAGAACCAATCAAGACTCAGGTACCGGAGAAAGTTGAACCATGTGAACCCGTAGATACAGCCATGACCTCTGAGAGTAAAGGTCATGTGGAGGAGAGTAAGAAGAAGGAGGCGCCACCTGGGGGGCGAATCCGAGGGGTGCAGGTGATGGGGAACGACTTCCTGGCGCAGCTGCGGGCAAAACAGGAGAAGATGAAAGACAAAGTGAGTTAAACCGACACTAACAGCTTTTGAACATGATTTTGTTTAGTCTGCATTTGGATGTATTGCCACTCACTTTCTCACGcttgttttgtcttgtcttttttttaatcccacagACGAGCGATTCCTCGTCTGCGAACAAAGCCGACTCTAACCACGGTTGGTGTGCTCGTAACACATTCAAGTCAGCACCAATACACGTTCTGCTTTTACACCCAATTGATTCAGTATGTGGTTGCATTTAATTTTCCCACCAGCAGATGGCGACAGTGCAGCTGTAGAAAAGCCAGCGCAGAAAGAGCACCACCAAGAGGCTGTATCTAAATCTCCCTCTCATTCAACCCATCTCCTGAAACCAACTGCTCCTGCTCCTGCTTCTGCAGCCAAACACACCCCTCCAGCCACACACACCGGCCTCAAAGCCTCACTCAGCCCACCATCTAGCAACCCCAAATCCACCCCGAGCAGCCACGAAGAGC
The genomic region above belongs to Ictalurus punctatus breed USDA103 chromosome 14, Coco_2.0, whole genome shotgun sequence and contains:
- the LOC108275051 gene encoding F-actin-uncapping protein LRRC16A isoform X2; the protein is MVSEEDFSKEVLESVQDAVGRQLKLSLRKKVQLEGKGDKQDIRILALAPHRAFLLSARVPARIEQSFNFFDIQAVGSSRPGQLVVDYDKGQLCVKLSSNEEVDEVIAQMGVSIQEHCPGLNPLRVMKKLSLKPAERTTSLQAFWENNPPPDTGPCGAFSRMYWCVCDQMGLPYRAEVQWDVDTIYLTQDTKELNLQDFIHLETRDLMAIVAVLEYNQWFTKISLKDYKLSTDLCDQILRVVARSSRLEELALENTGLKADFAQKLASALSQNPHSALHTLNLANNSVEDKGIASLSSPLGKLSSGLKHVNLSKNSLSAKGVNILAQSLCSNSSFFNTLKHLDLSGNTLRGDDLANLWNFLSQPNSLHTLDLSSCDCALDLVCSSLLRGSLKHLSVLNMSKSVLSIKKGKELPSSFKQFFGSALALNTIVLSGTKLPPEALKALLLGLACNPNLKEVSLDLSSCELRSAGAQILEGCIAEMPNVSSLDISDNGLDSDLTTLLVWLAKNRSIRQLSLGKNFNNIKSKNLGQVLNNLVLMIQEEESPLSSLSLADSKLKADLSMVLNAVGGNSSLTRLDISGNGMGDMGAKMLAKALQINTKLRTVIWDRNNVSAQGLQDVAAALEKNYTIRFMPVPIMDAAQALKSSPEKTEDALMKMEQYLLRNHETRKYLQEQAYRLQQGIVTSTTQQMIDRLCVKVQDHLNSLRFSEREKVQEDMKAAERLVQDARNSKRLLASMYQLRSARRRGRDGGEDAEGGGGDGEGGGACEAVESPWVAPIQDKLQSMAGEVSTVINQQLQSLLVSMVDTAESVCPHVMHTANLRPSLMRVSEGKMSVPRTFITNTLLEQSAIDIINKISEVKLSVASFLSDRIIDEILESLSHSQRTLAEHLSRRGQPMIHHNSEESEVLEEEQLDPKNLPSPSSDILLSPTSKRQSILFRMVRPISVAFELEFDLDKALEHVPIHMEDPPVPPPHEPVEAGLERPGSVCFIDLPETESPKLQHMTKLRPRRKKTNTKPRKAASTATADVEQTEFVGKVDEGLDDFFAKKVTKIGTNRRSTIKDAGQEGEKKRESRMSGFFNLIKSRTSLKSPPTSPHTPTPAPTITESDNVESTTPAVKSPIPEHTQEPIKTQVPEKVEPCEPVDTAMTSESKGHVEESKKKEAPPGGRIRGVQVMGNDFLAQLRAKQEKMKDKTSDSSSANKADSNHDGDSAAVEKPAQKEHHQEAVSKSPSHSTHLLKPTAPAPASAAKHTPPATHTGLKASLSPPSSNPKSTPSSHEEHHPSQEHLPHSSSTPANDASGHLGDVFSTKQSATAQHQKEESSKTETEEHICVSPGLPPIVLDPAAEGSVFEPESYTQPSHTAAAGQCCASLHSSSSTSAAEEKDDRQRTVSLPAQVDLLTPTDSTSSPEPADSSSTYTHLPSSAALQHTDPTQGDLSTGEDESVE
- the LOC108275051 gene encoding F-actin-uncapping protein LRRC16A isoform X3, which translates into the protein MVSEEDFSKEVLESVQDAVGRQLKLSLRKKVQLEGKGDKQDIRILALAPHRAFLLSARVPARIEQSFNFFDIQAVGSSRPGQLVVDYDKGQLCVKLSSNEEVDEVIAQMGVSIQEHCPGLNPLRVMKKLSLKPAERTTSLQAFWENNPPPDTGPCGAFSRMYWCVCDQMGLPYRAEVQWDVDTIYLTQDTKELNLQDFIHLETRDLMAIVAVLEYNQWFTKISLKDYKLSTDLCDQILRVVARSSRLEELALENTGLKADFAQKLASALSQNPHSALHTLNLANNSVEDKGIASLSSPLGKLSSGLKHVNLSKNSLSAKGVNILAQSLCSNSSFFNTLKHLDLSGNTLRGDDLANLWNFLSQPNSLHTLDLSSCDCALDLVCSSLLRGSLKHLSVLNMSKSVLSIKKGKELPSSFKQFFGSALALNTIVLSGTKLPPEALKALLLGLACNPNLKEVSLDLSSCELRSAGAQILEGCIAEMPNVSSLDISDNGLDSDLTTLLVWLAKNRSIRQLSLGKNFNNIKSKNLGQVLNNLVLMIQEEESPLSSLSLADSKLKADLSMVLNAVGGNSSLTRLDISGNGMGDMGAKMLAKALQINTKLRTVIWDRNNVSAQGLQDVAAALEKNYTIRFMPVPIMDAAQALKSSPEKTEDALMKMEQYLLRNHETRKYLQEQAYRLQQGIVTSTTQQMIDRLCVKVQDHLNSLRFSEREKVQEDMKAAERLVQDARNSKRLLASMYQLRSARRRGRDGGEDAEGGGGDGEGGGACEAVESPWVAPIQDKLQSMAGEVSTVINQQLQSLLVSMVDTAESVCPHVMHTANLRPSLMRVSEGKMSVPRTFITNTLLEQSAIDIINKISEVKLSVASFLSDRIIDEILESLSHSQRTLAEHLSRRGQPMIHHNSEESEVLEEEQLDPKNLPSPSSDILLSPTSKRQSILFRMVRPISVAFELEFDLDKALEHVPIHMEDPPVPPPHEPVEAGLERPGSVCFIDLPETESPKLQHMTKLRPRRKKTNTKPRKAASTATADVEQTEFVGKVDEGLDDFFAKKVTKIGTKRSTIKDAGQEGEKKRESRMSGFFNLIKSRTSLKSPPTSPHTPTPAPTITESDNVESTTPAVKSPIPEHTQEPIKTQVPEKVEPCEPVDTAMTSESKGHVEESKKKEAPPGGRIRGVQVMGNDFLAQLRAKQEKMKDKTSDSSSANKADSNHADGDSAAVEKPAQKEHHQEAVSKSPSHSTHLLKPTAPAPASAAKHTPPATHTGLKASLSPPSSNPKSTPSSHEEHHPSQEHLPHSSSTPANDASGHLGDVFSTKQSATAQHQKEESSKTETEEHICVSPGLPPIVLDPAAEGSVFEPESYTQPSHTAAAGQCCASLHSSSSTSAAEEKDDRQRTVSLPAQVDLLTPTDSTSSPEPADSSSTYTHLPSSAALQHTDPTQGDLSTGEDESVE
- the LOC108275051 gene encoding F-actin-uncapping protein LRRC16A isoform X1, which gives rise to MVSEEDFSKEVLESVQDAVGRQLKLSLRKKVQLEGKGDKQDIRILALAPHRAFLLSARVPARIEQSFNFFDIQAVGSSRPGQLVVDYDKGQLCVKLSSNEEVDEVIAQMGVSIQEHCPGLNPLRVMKKLSLKPAERTTSLQAFWENNPPPDTGPCGAFSRMYWCVCDQMGLPYRAEVQWDVDTIYLTQDTKELNLQDFIHLETRDLMAIVAVLEYNQWFTKISLKDYKLSTDLCDQILRVVARSSRLEELALENTGLKADFAQKLASALSQNPHSALHTLNLANNSVEDKGIASLSSPLGKLSSGLKHVNLSKNSLSAKGVNILAQSLCSNSSFFNTLKHLDLSGNTLRGDDLANLWNFLSQPNSLHTLDLSSCDCALDLVCSSLLRGSLKHLSVLNMSKSVLSIKKGKELPSSFKQFFGSALALNTIVLSGTKLPPEALKALLLGLACNPNLKEVSLDLSSCELRSAGAQILEGCIAEMPNVSSLDISDNGLDSDLTTLLVWLAKNRSIRQLSLGKNFNNIKSKNLGQVLNNLVLMIQEEESPLSSLSLADSKLKADLSMVLNAVGGNSSLTRLDISGNGMGDMGAKMLAKALQINTKLRTVIWDRNNVSAQGLQDVAAALEKNYTIRFMPVPIMDAAQALKSSPEKTEDALMKMEQYLLRNHETRKYLQEQAYRLQQGIVTSTTQQMIDRLCVKVQDHLNSLRFSEREKVQEDMKAAERLVQDARNSKRLLASMYQLRSARRRGRDGGEDAEGGGGDGEGGGACEAVESPWVAPIQDKLQSMAGEVSTVINQQLQSLLVSMVDTAESVCPHVMHTANLRPSLMRVSEGKMSVPRTFITNTLLEQSAIDIINKISEVKLSVASFLSDRIIDEILESLSHSQRTLAEHLSRRGQPMIHHNSEESEVLEEEQLDPKNLPSPSSDILLSPTSKRQSILFRMVRPISVAFELEFDLDKALEHVPIHMEDPPVPPPHEPVEAGLERPGSVCFIDLPETESPKLQHMTKLRPRRKKTNTKPRKAASTATADVEQTEFVGKVDEGLDDFFAKKVTKIGTNRRSTIKDAGQEGEKKRESRMSGFFNLIKSRTSLKSPPTSPHTPTPAPTITESDNVESTTPAVKSPIPEHTQEPIKTQVPEKVEPCEPVDTAMTSESKGHVEESKKKEAPPGGRIRGVQVMGNDFLAQLRAKQEKMKDKTSDSSSANKADSNHADGDSAAVEKPAQKEHHQEAVSKSPSHSTHLLKPTAPAPASAAKHTPPATHTGLKASLSPPSSNPKSTPSSHEEHHPSQEHLPHSSSTPANDASGHLGDVFSTKQSATAQHQKEESSKTETEEHICVSPGLPPIVLDPAAEGSVFEPESYTQPSHTAAAGQCCASLHSSSSTSAAEEKDDRQRTVSLPAQVDLLTPTDSTSSPEPADSSSTYTHLPSSAALQHTDPTQGDLSTGEDESVE